TGCTTTAGTTTCAACGGCAACAAGCTGATCACGACAGGCGGTGGCGGGATGCTCGTCACCGACGATGAGGCGCTCGCACGACGGGCCCGCCACCTGTCTACTCAGGCGCGCCTCCCCGGCCCGGCCTACGACCACGATGAGGTGGGCTACAACTACCGGCTCACGAACGTCGCAGCAGCCATCGGGCTCGCCCAGGTCGAGGAACTGCCGTCGCTTCTGGGAGCGCGACGCGCCAACGCGGCGGCCTACGACAGCGCCATCGCCGGAATGCGCGGCATACGCCCGGCACCCCATGCGGCGTGGGCCGACCCGTCCTTCTGGCTGTACACCGCCGCCCTGGACCCGGAGCGCGGACCGGGGGCGCGCGACCGGCTTCTGATCGACCTGTCCGAAGCGGGCGTCGAGGCTCGGCCGATCTGGACACCCCTGCACCGCACGCGGCTCTGGCGCGACGCGCCGCGCCTCGGCGGCGCCGTCGCGGAGTCAATCTTCGACGTGGCGTTCAGCCTGCCGTCGTCGTCAAGCCTGGATGAGGCCGGCAGGGCGCGCGTCGTGGCGGCGCTGCGCGCAGCACTCGCGGATTCTGCGGCCTGAACTCGGTCGCCCCCGGAGACGGGTCGGACCGCCGGACATGCGGTTCTGGAGCCGCTGGCAACAGCCACGATGCCTCAGACTCCACCTTCCTTCAGAGTCTCGCACCACGATCCAGTGGTGATGGGGCCGGACCTGGGAGGGTCCAGTGGATCGCTCCATGCCCGACCGCCTCGCCCCCGGTCCTACGATCCCCGTTCTGACGTCCGCGTCCCAGGCTCTGGCCGCCATAGGTGCGCAGGAACACCCACTCGATGCTCCGTGCTTGCCAGTACGGAAGCCGCGATGACCCAGACGACGAGTTGGAGGTCGAGGTAGAAGACCGCGTTGTTGATGCTGTTGGCGATGTTGGTCATGCCGAAGGCGACCAGCGCGACGAGTGGAAGGCGTGCGTTAGCGTCCCTGAGCGCCCCTGCCAAGAGCCCGATCACGACCATGGCCTGGAGGCCAACGTACAGCAGGAACAGCAGCGCGCCTCCCTCCACCAGAGCGTAGACATAGTCATTGTGGGGCGCAACGCGATGCAACCCCGTCCGCTGCTCGAGCAATGTCGCGAACGTCCCCGTGCCACGTCCGACCAACGGCGACGCCCACCACTCGTTCATCATCGTGCGCCACACGAACAAGCGATACCGGA
The nucleotide sequence above comes from Armatimonadota bacterium. Encoded proteins:
- a CDS encoding DegT/DnrJ/EryC1/StrS family aminotransferase, producing CFSFNGNKLITTGGGGMLVTDDEALARRARHLSTQARLPGPAYDHDEVGYNYRLTNVAAAIGLAQVEELPSLLGARRANAAAYDSAIAGMRGIRPAPHAAWADPSFWLYTAALDPERGPGARDRLLIDLSEAGVEARPIWTPLHRTRLWRDAPRLGGAVAESIFDVAFSLPSSSSLDEAGRARVVAALRAALADSAA